Proteins encoded within one genomic window of Humulus lupulus chromosome 1, drHumLupu1.1, whole genome shotgun sequence:
- the LOC133832715 gene encoding protein PHOSPHATE-INDUCED 1-like produces MTRGILSDEFDKTQEPLPFQYHNGPLLFGKISINLIWYGNFKPSRRAIVSDFITSLTSPSSSKPKADQPSVNTWWKTIETYQRLTNSNSKKPSSLSVSSGAEFIDETYSLGKTLTSKHIVRLTSKGGQKDAVKVVLTAADVADNKLRGNIKSSKFSYIWVRNSETQCPGQCAWPFNQPIYGPQAQPLIAPNNDVGLDEVIINLASLLARTATNPFGNGYFQGPKEAPLEAGSACPGTFGKGAYPGYAGDLLVDPTTGAGYNFHGGYGRKYLLPALFYPSTSTCSTLV; encoded by the coding sequence ATGACACGTGGGATTCTTTCCGATGAGTTCGACAAAACCCAGGAGCCACTTCCTTTCCAGTACCACAATGGCCCTCTTCTCTTTGGAAAAATCTCCATTAACCTGATATGGTACGGAAACTTCAAGCCATCCCGACGAGCCATTGTCTCCGACTTCATTACCTCCCTTACTTCTCCATCTTCTTCCAAACCCAAAGCAGACCAACCATCAGTCAACACGTGGTGGAAGACCATCGAAACCTACCAGCGCCTTACCAACTCCAACTCCAAGAAACCTTCGTCCCTCTCCGTCTCATCAGGAGCCGAGTTCATCGACGAGACCTACTCTCTCGGAAAAACGTTGACCAGTAAACACATCGTGCGCTTGACCTCCAAGGGCGGTCAAAAGGATGCCGTCAAAGTTGTTTTGACTGCCGCTGACGTTGCCGACAACAAATTGAGAGGAAATATAAAGAGCTCCAAGTTCTCTTACATCTGGGTCAGAAACTCGGAGACCCAGTGCCCAGGTCAATGCGCATGGCCGTTCAACCAGCCCATTTACGGACCACAAGCACAGCCACTGATTGCTCCAAACAACGACGTGGGTCTTGACGAAGTGATCATCAACCTGGCTAGCCTTTTGGCTAGAACCGCAACGAACCCGTTCGGAAATGGGTACTTCCAAGGGCCGAAGGAGGCTCCACTAGAGGCGGGTTCGGCTTGTCCCGGTACTTTTGGGAAGGGGGCCTACCCTGGATACGCCGGTGATCTCTTGGTTGACCCCACGACTGGTGCCGGCTACAATTTTCACGGCGGCTATGGAAGGAAGTACTTGCTTCCGGCTCTGTTTTACCCTTCCACCTCCACTTGTTCTACCTTGGTTTGA
- the LOC133832710 gene encoding potassium transporter 4-like yields the protein MFADLGHFTALSIRLAFAFVVYPCLVVQYMGQAAYLSKNPDKIHYSFYNSIPESVFWPVFVVATLAAIVGSQAVITTTFSIIKQCHALGCFPRVKVVHTSKHIYGQIYIPEINWILMILTLAITIGFQDTNLIGNAYG from the exons ATGTTTGCAGACCTTGGTCATTTTACTGCTTTGTCAATAAGG CTTGCGTTTGCTTTTGTTGTATACCCATGTTTGGTTGTACAATACATGGGTCAAGCTGCATACTTGTCCAAAAACCCCGATAAGATTCATTACAGCTTTTATAATTCAATCCCTG AATCTGTATTTTGGCCGGTGTTTGTTGTTGCCACGCTAGCAGCTATTGTTGGCAGCCAGGCTGTTATAACTACTACGTTCTCCATCATCAAGCAATGTCATGCCCTTGGTTGCTTTCCAAGAGTCAAAGTTGTCCACACCTCAAAACACATATATGGGCAGATCTACATTCCAGAAATAAATTGGATACTCATGATCCTTACTCTTGCCATAACCATTGGATTTCAGGATACAAATTTAATTGGAAATGCTTATG GATAA
- the LOC133805702 gene encoding uncharacterized protein LOC133805702 produces MASSPSSWKPRIPHKKTESDVSSSSSSLPALPHNILFSPEDHFRNCDTGFQTAPCSPPPHPTDCTFPADVSSQSGTFIQISSPPSLQTTKPSSPLTTVLHERDALPSHNLLKIKSFSTLAKSSIEKFSNDFEAGGYKWNFCIYPNGDKSKDGEDYISVYLEILETITLAAGWEVNAIFNFFIFDHIRDKYVGTQDASVRRFHCMKTQWGVVKFVDLETFNNPYNGYLVNDTCSFGVEVFIVKTRSKAECLTLINNPVTLKAGWNFSSVTKVTRKFLETPFVVGGDYKWRLLFYPSGYQIEGNKINNIVSVYLYVDTSTLSAGTKLLVHYTFRLEDKRNGKHFERSDTKLFGAAARGFREFMSETKFRDPENGFLVNDECLIRAEFEVLGVVTLE; encoded by the exons ATGGCATCTTCGCCATCATCATGGAAACCCCGAATTCCCCACAAAAAAACAGAGAGTGAcgtttcatcttcttcttcatctctacCTGCTCTTCCCCATAATATACTTTTCTCTCCAGAAGATCATTTTCGAAATTGCGACACTGGCTTTCaaacagctccttgttctccgcCGCCTCATCCCACCGACTGTACTTTTCCGGCTGATGTTTCATCCCAAAGCGGAACTTTCATTCAAATATCTTCTCCTCCTTCCCTCCAGACTACCAAACCCTCTTCCCCTCTTACCACCGTACTACATG AAAGAGATGCTCTACCGAGTCACAATTTGCTCAAAATCAAGTCCTTTTCAACACTAGCCAAATCGTCCATAGAGAAATTCAGTAATGATTTTGAAGCAGGGGGCTACAAATG GAACTTTTGTATATACCCAAATGGGGACAAGAGCAAAGATGGGGAAGATTATATATCTGTCTACTTGGAAATTTTGGAAACAATTACTCTCGCTGCTGGGTGGGAGGTTAATGctatctttaatttctttatattCGATCATATTCGTGACAAGTATGTTGGTACCCAAG ATGCTTCAGTAAGGCGATTCCATTGTATGAAGACACAATGGGGTGTAGTCAAATTTGTTGATCTGGAAACATTTAACAACCCATACAACGGTTACCTTGTTAATGACACATGTAGTTTTGGTGTTGAGGTTTTCATAGTCAAAACTAGATCGAAAGCTGAGTGTTTAACATTGATTAACAATCCCGTGACTCTCAAGGCCGGTTGGAATTTCTCTTCTGTGACAAAAGTAACACGTAAATTTTTAGAAACTCCTTTCGTTGTTGGTGGAGACTACAAATG GAGGCTGTTATTCTATCCAAGTGGTTACCAAATAGAAGGGAACAAGATCAACAATATCGTTTCGGTATATCTTTATGTGGATACTTCGACACTTTCTGCTGGCACTAAACTACTTGTGCATTACACTTTTCGATTGGAAGACAAAAGGAACGGCAAACATTTTGAACGAAGTG ATACCAAACTGTTTGGTGCTGCTGCTCGGGGTTTTCGTGAGTTCATGTCTGAGACTAAATTCAGAGACCCAGAAAATGGTTTTCTGGTGAATGATGAATGCCTTATAAGAGCAGAGTTTGAAGTTCTTGGTGTAGTTACACTAGAATAG